Within Spinacia oleracea cultivar Varoflay chromosome 4, BTI_SOV_V1, whole genome shotgun sequence, the genomic segment ttgattttgaattattgaaatatttgtggtttttgtttgaagttactgtttcaaagatatagttactttttattttatgttacgAAGTTTTTAAGTGTTTTTATTAGTGACTGGTTTGTTCGTAGTTTTTTAgagtaattatatttttaaaaggttactatatttctaaaacagtaactatgtttttaaaatagttattgtctttttagaaagtaaattaactttaaaatagtaactatgtgttataattagttactatcttttttagaaagtaaatataactttaaaacagtaaatatgtgttataaatagttactgtgtttttagaaagtaaataaactttaaaataggaactatgtgttataaatagttactatcgtttttagaaagtaaatataactttaaaacagtaactatgtgttataaatagttactatctttcttaaatgttattataaaattaacAGTTACTATGtataataaatagttactatctgaTTTAAATGGATACTCTATGTTTatgtatttattatattatttgaaaggttactatatgattttattggttactaTGTGAttgtaatggttactatatagtaatattttgttttataattgTTTTGTTTCAGTTGCTAAGGAATCTGTGTCTataaagaagaacaaaaaggctGGCAGTCCGAAATCAAAAGCAATTGCGCTTGTATCTGAAAAAGAACCAATTGAAGAAGAACAACCTAATCAACTAGTTTTACAAAATTCTTCTCTGGTTGACGTTCCACAGCCTGAATCTCATCAACTTCATTCACAAGTTTTGAAAGAAGTTGGAGCTGATGGCCTGCCTATCGTGTAAGTGTTAGTTTAATTTAGTTAAttgttctaaatagttactatatgttcaaaatagttactatgttctaaatagttactatatttttttaaatagttactatatgttgtaaacagttactatatgattccaaaggttactatatgttgtaaacagttactatatgattccaaaggttactacatgttttaaatagttactatatgattccaaaggttactatatgttttaaatagttactatatgttttgaaatatgttctaaataggttctatgtgtactatgtttacaatagttactatatgactccaaaggttactatatgttttaaacagttactatatgttctaaataggtTCTATGTGTACTATGTTTACAATATTGACTATatcaaaggttactatatgttctaaatagttactttatgttttaaacagttactatatcttCTAAATAATTACTATATGTTATAAATAGGTTCTATGTGTATGTGTAGTATAGGTactatattatttgaaaggttactatatgttttaaacagttactatattttctaaatagtaactatatatttcTAATAGTTACTAcatgttttaaacagttactatgtgttctaaatagttactatatgatatatAAAGCTGACttactttcattattcatttttttcaggtttaattttgATACACAATGTTCAGGAGGATCAttgtgtaaattaattaaagacttCTCTCCTGATCAAAAGGCAGCTGTTCAAGAGATAGGGTTTGGAGGATTGTTAGGCCTTCAATTAAGTCGAAAAAACACTCAGATGATGTACTGGTGCATCAAGTGCTTTGATGGTGTGAGTTCTCTGTTTACAATCAGTGATTCCAAGCAATTTGAAATCACTGATTATGATGTGTACGATTTGTTTATGCTCCCCCTTTCTGAGCTGGAGGTTGAAGGGGTTAAACGTGGGCGCAATTCCACTAATCCTGATTTTGATTTGAAGATCAAGTGGAGAAAAGAGTTCGGTTTTGAAGAGGTCAATGCTCAAATTCCTATAAGGTTGCTTGAGGACAAGATTAAATTGTTGACAGATGGTGGTGATCTGTTTAAacaattatttgtttttgttgCTTTCTCTACATTTTTTACTCCAACAGCCAATAGGACTGTAGATTTGAGATTGGCTAAGGCTTTGGAAGATCCTAAAATGATTTCCAAATACAATTGGTGTAAATACGTTCTTGACGTATTATGTGAGGAAACAGTGAAATTTAAAAATAGTTTATTGAAAGGCAAAGATCAAAAGACATTTGGAGGCTGTGTTGTGTTTTTGCAACTTGTGTATTTTCAGAGGATTAAGTTTAGGAATTCCAGTGGTATTCCTGATCAATTACCTCTTATTCAGCATTGGACATCGAAGATGGTAACCGATCGGATTCATGCTGAAAATGCCAATATGAGTGCATTATATGGTTCTGGTATATTGGAGAAGGGGAAGTATCCAATTTCCAAAAAGTTTGTTTTTGTTGATGGTCAAATAGATTTGACCCAAATCAAATCTATTTCGAAAGAAAATGAAGCAGGCAGCAGTGGGGGAAGAGCTGAACAGCCCTATGTTGGGCGTCGAATTCCAAGTCGGCGTCCTAGGATTCTTCAGTTTGAAATCCCTAATTCTCATCCTACAGATGAAGAAATTTTCTCTAAAGCCACTGATGtaagtttattttattattgatatatttgtcaatatatagtatagttattttttatatgctatagttatcttttatacacTATTGTTATCATTATCTTTGGTTTAGTAAATGTAGGTATATATAATTATCTTTTATattctatagttatcttttctgtactatagttatctttcACATACTATGTTACCATTACTTTGTTTTaacaaatagtaactatatgttttaaacagttactatatggtataaatagttactatatgttttatgtaCTATAGTTATCTTGTGTATACTATAGATAtcttttatatactatagttaccttttatttactatagttatcttttattttctatagttatcttttatattctatagttacttttcatatactatagttAACTTTTATACAGTTATCTTTATATACTATAGATACCTtttcttataatattttttgtatttttagttAAATTTTCATATTATGTTCCATATTTAAATTTATGTATTTTGTTATTAGGATTTTCATGGTCAGTGGTTGTTGATGAAGAGAGATCTGGATGTAGTTTCAGCCATCCATGCTGAAGAGCTGTTCAAATTAAAGGCTTCAATGCCTTCGCAGAACCATGGCGATGATATTTTGGAAAATTCCACTTATCAAAAGATggttgatgagttggtggagatTCATCAGTTGGTGAAGAATCTACCAAATGGTTGGGATGACATTTTTGGTTCAAGTAACAATCCAGTTGTTACTGCTGCCCCTCAACCTTCTGCCGTTGTTCCAACTGAGCCTGCAGTTGTTACAGCTGCTGTTGTTGATGCAACAACATCTACCGAAGCAATTATTCGAGAAGTTGATCCTGACACTCAAATAAATGCAGTTCTTGATTCTTTGAAAAGCAAAGATAAAGAAATTacggaggatgatgatgaagaaatAGAAGAATATGAGCGCGTGTGGGCTGGATTTCAAAAATGCATCATTAACAACCATGCTGTATCAAGAGTGAATGTCAGTGTCTATGGCATAGAGGAAAATGTGATGTTTATGTCTCCGTTTATGATAGCATTTGAAGATTTAATGAGGCATCTTCCAGCATTTGTTCAAGAAGCTGTGGACTTTGCTGCTCTGACTGATGGAGAGGGTATTTTGACTGAGTAAGTAGAAGTTTTCTCATTTAATAatttatagttacctttcaaataatatagttaccattcatatattatagttacctttcatatattatagttacctttcatataatatagttacctttcatataatgtagttacctttcatataatatagttactttttattatttatagtaacccttcatataatatagttacctttcatataatatagttacctttcttaAAAGTGAAGTTGTTGCCCTAACTTTATAGTAacctttcatataatatagttactatttgtaTACTATAGTGTCCTTTTGTTTACTATATTTACCTTTTATATTCTATtgttaccttttatttattatagtaacctTTATAATTCTTCTGACATATttattgtttcttttttatgtttttcagtGATAAAGTTATAGAATACAATCATTTTATTGCGGTAGGAAGAGATGACATGTGGACCCTTCCTTCCACATTTGATATTCTTTTGATTCATATTGAAGCTTGGGCTTTTTTATTGAATGAAAATGAAAGGAATCCTGCTGGTTCTCCTCAGAAGCTGTTTTTAGGTGGCACATATTGTGtaagttatatttttaataatataaaatgttaattattttaaatttttttggcctttgtttaatttttcttttaatattgATTTGCAGAAATATGTTGCTGATTTGATTGAGAAACCAGGCAATGAAAAAATCTTGTCTGAATTGTGTGTTTGTCTTAATTATGGTGTGAAAGATGTAAATGGAGTTCAATCGTTGAAAGATTGTAATATGGTgtgatttatattttctttatataaCCATATTATCTTCTTTTTTTTGTCTCCTTTCTTGTAGTTGTAAtctgttgtttttcttttttatatagatttttgctcctgttcTGATTGAAGACCCGAAGCATTATTACCTGTTTGTCATTAGTATGAAAGACAAAAGTGTCTATTTCTTTGATAATATGCTTCTGGAACCAAAAGAGATGGAACAAAGGAAGAAAGCTTATTCTGTCTTGGtaagttttttttatagttaccttttttgttgttgtagttACTCTATAAATGttatagttacctttatatTAGTCTTTCTTTTTTAGAGGAACTATATTTTTGACAAGGTTACTATTTGtataaaacagtaactatgtttttaaaatagttactatcgttataaaatagttactatatgattccaaaggttactatatgttggtaatggttactatatgattttaatggttCCTATATGAttctaatagttactatatgattttaatagttactatatgattttaatggttactatatgattttaatagttactatatgatttttaaCCAACtggtaatagttactatatgattttaatagttactatatgattttaattcttactatatgttggtaatagttactatatgatttcaaaggttactatatgttgatAATACCTACTATATGTTTTGTACAGTGTTCTTCATTGGAAAAACTACTGAAAAATATggataacattcatcatgaagaTATTAAAAGCTTCAAATTTATCCCGATCGGTGGTAATTGGAAGCGAGGTGCTTATGACAAAGACTGTTGTGTCTATTTGATGATGTTAATGATGGTTTTTCATGGTGTTGAAACGGTACAAGATGGTGTTGGGATTTTTGACTTTGATCCCTTGGCAGATGTAAGTTTTTgtgttaaaaataattaatgttattcatatttttcttttcattctttatagttattgttttgttatcatagttactgtttttatTCTAATAGTTACTGTTCAAATATTTGCAGGAAGATTTCAGGAAGTTTCTCAGGGCTTGTATTTGTGGCACCATTGTGTTGTCAGATTTGAATTGTTACAGAGATGAATATCTGAAACGAATGGTTGCATTCAGGAAATACAGGAAACAAGATGTTTTGGATGCCCTAATTAAACAAAGGGAAGAGTTGACGCAGAAATACATGAATGATGcttcaaaaattgaaattgttgcAAGAAATAGTTCAGCAAGGAAATCCAAACATGTTGAAACAGAAGATGAAGCTGAGACAGATGTCAATGTTGAAGGGAAAGGACGTGGCAAAGGCGGGAGACGCACCCGAGGAGGCAGACGCGGGAAGGCACGTGGACGAGGTGCTTCACGTGGTTAATAATTATTGCtgaaaaaacaatttaattttttgtgtTTGTATGTAGTCGAATTACTACTTAGAATGTACAATTCTaagtttgatatagttactgttCAAATATTTTTTGTGTTTGTATGTAGTCGAATTCTaagtttgatatagttactctcaaTGATTTTTAATTGTTTGATATATGAGAGTAATTATAACTTTTGCAGTATTTGTGTGATATTGTtcaatttacttattttaaatatagtttctatttgaatgaaatagttACCTTTCTtcaaatatagttactcttataAATTTGTAAGTCATATGATGGCATAACGAAAGTTACTATAttatcaaaatagtaactatattttatatagagttactatatgtaaaGAAGGGTGACCACTAAATGTGAAGAGTTGGTATATATAAAAAGTGAATAATTTTGTGTATAAATtcaaatagttactatcttacAGATATAGTTATCTTTAATAAGATACaattactctcttttttatggtattttatttttgagtaacatatagttactataagtcattttgattgcataaaaaacgttactatatttttttagaatagtaactatattgttctaagagttactatattttttaaatagtaactatattttataaaaagttactatattgtaaaaaaagtaagtatattttataaagagttactatattatcagaatagtaactatattttattaagagttactatattgtcaaaatagtaactatattttataaagagttactatattttcagaatagtaactatattgtattaagagatactatattgtcaaaatagtaactattttataacgagttactataaataaaaattgtgtgtttataaagagttactatactgAATGTATAGTAACTATGTATTGTAAAGGAGAACTATAGTATAAACACTCAATAAATTTGTTTAAAAATGTTGAAGTAACTGTATATGATAATAAAACAAGAACATCactaaaatagttgttctttaggTATAAATAATTGAATATTGGGTGTCTTGGATCCAAAttctttgtgtttcttttttcctttctttgatGGCTGCTTGTAATTGTCATATTGACCCTTTATTCTCTTCTTACTCTTTCCTTTAGTATTAGCACGATCAGGATCAAGCACAATTGTTATTTCAGAATTAGTTGATTCCCCGTCTTGTGTTTCTCGTTGTGCTTCAGCTTTTGCCTTTTCTTGTTCTGCTATCTTTGCAgcttcttcttttgccttcctttcttcttccttttttatgatttcatcaaCTGCTTTATTATCCATTTTAAACTTCTCCTCGATAAATTTTCTGGCCTTTGCTATCTTATGCCCTTTCAAAATTAAGTTATAGTATCTGTGGTATAGAGTTTAAGTGTTAAGTAAAATATCAACTGTAATTGTAAATATATGAAAATGAACTAatgtatattgaaaaaattaCCTTCTGATCATATGTAATCTCCAACCAGTAAAATTGTTGATTTCACCTTTCTCCCTTTTTATTGTATCAACCCTTTCCCATATCTGTTTCTTTGCATATCTAGTCCATCTTGTTGTTATGTAACGATCTGGAATTGTATTGATTGAATGTATATGCAATATTCTTAAACAATGGAAGCACAACCATCCAGATTCTTCAAAGTTTTTGCATGTGCAAGTGACGGTTGAATCTTCCATTTTGTATTGAACTTCTTGCCTTGATCCTGTTAGATTATTTACATATAATGTAATATTATTCAAAAGAACATctactctaaataataaataaagattTATAGTTTTTTTACCTGTTATTCCTTCTATCCACACTTCAAAAAACATTGTTCTTCCTACACTTCCCTTGAACATTGTACTACTTGCCACAGAAAGCTTGAACTCttcttcaaaatcacgaaaAAGTGTTATCGTGTATACATTTGCTGCATGTTTTAATATAGCACTCATACTTAGCTCTGAAGTTGGTATTCCCCTTGTACAGTCAAAGTCGTCTTTTTCTTCGGTTTTTCTCCATCGATTTATTGTAGCTTGAAAAATACTATAGAACTCTGTTAATGTTGTACTTTTATTTGCTTTAAAACCAACAGCATGGTTTGTACTTTCACTTCTTTGTGAAGAAAGTATACCGGcagaaaaaaaatctttacttaaagctGTACACCATTTTTCTTTAAGACCATACAATCTGTTGAACCAGTCATCTTTTTCCAGCTTAAAAGTGTTGATCATAGATTTCcaagtttcttcaaaatcatttgGTGTTATACACCCACTTAAACACTTGTAGAATGcgtttttgaagtttttatcAGACTTCAATAAACCAAACCTACTGTTTGCATTTTTACTCAAGTGCCACAAGCATAACCTGTGTCTTGAAGAAGGAAAAACCtgaaaaacaataatgaatatatatagttccacaaaatagtaactatattttataaagagttactatactttataaagaattagtatattgtcaaaatattaactatattttaataagagtttctatattttcaaaatagtaactatactttataaagtgttactatattgtcaaaatagtaactatactttataaagtgttactataattttagaatagtaactatattgaattaagagttactatattgtcaaaatagtaactatattttataaagagatactatattgttaaaatagtaactatattttataaagagttactatattgtcaaaatagtaactataatatatgaagAGGTACCTGTTCTATTCCAGCAGCAATAGCTGCATCTTGATCAGTGAAAATTGATATAGGATGCTTTCCTCCCATAGCCTTCAGAAAAGTTTCAAACACCCAAACGAAAGATTCTGTGGTTTCATCCCCAATGAAAGCACAAGCAAACATTGTGTTTTTCCAATGGTTATTGATACCAACAAATGGAGCACATATGAGATTGTACTTATTGGTTCTGAATGTAGTATCAAAAACTAGAACATCTCCATATATTTTGTAATCTTCTCTCATCATAGAATCCCTCCAAAATAGGCACTCAACTTTTCCTTCAGCATTGAGTCTTACTCTGAAAAAGAACTCGGGATCTATTGATTGTATGTCATACAGTTTGTTCACTAGTGTTTGTGAATCCTTGCCATcaatttgcttcatttttaactTGTAGCAGTAGTTTAGATGATCAATCATCGTATGACCTACACAGTCGTCTCCGCCAGTTTCTGTTGACATATACCTATAAGACTCCATTGGTCTTAGACCACATTCTGACATTGCCTCAATAGCTTCTTTTTTAGGTTCTGTCATTTGTCGTTCCGATCGGTGGAGATAATTACTTATTTCTCTTGTCAATGGGTGATTATGTACCACTACAtgcttttctatttcaaaatctccattttcattcttctttgcaaatatttgagcttcacattttgttcttgttatcataaccctctttctcctttctttcttttttgcatCTGATTGATCATCTTCATTTTTGAGTTCTTTGTTTTTAGGAGGGTCTCTTATTCCAGCAGCAGAGCAGTAGAAGTATTTTCCATTAACAATTGtggttccttctttatatctatTCTTCCCTTTTCGTACACTAAAACCAATAATAGCAGCATGTTTGCAATATAGATCATAAATCTCATCGGTTGTTTTCCTTGCTTCTCCAATTAAACTGCCATCTAATTCTTTATCAATGTTTTCTTCCTGCTCATTATTTGGATTTTCAAAGATGTTGTGGTTTGTATCAATTGAATGTATTATTGAAcctgtacaaatacaaatatagttatcattaaatgtgatagttactcttaatatttatatagttactcgttatattttatagttactatataattaacatagttacttaggatctattgattgttatagttactctacagttaatatagttattctttatatgttatagttactataagttaaatgtagtttattgcttatatagattatttcgttatgtgaagttactctataattaatatagttacctttcataaattatagttactttattataaatatagttatcattatatgggatagttactcttcattttatacagttactgtttatatattatagttactcaTAGTTAATATAACTcctttttatatgttatagttactctacagtatatagttcttctttatatgtgatagttactcttcattttatatagttactttttatatgttatagttactctatatttaacattgttacttaagatctattgattgttatagttactctacagttaatatagttactctttacatgtaatagttactctatatttaacatacttacttaggatctattgattgttatagttactctacagttaatacagttattctttatatgttatagttactataaattaaatgtagttatttcttatttatattatttcattatgtgaagttactctataattaatatagttacctttcataaattatagttactttattataaatatagttatcattatatgggatagttactcttcattttatacagttaatgtttatatattatagttactataactCCTTTTTATaagttatagttactctacagtatatagttcttctttatatgtgatagttactctgcatttt encodes:
- the LOC130471419 gene encoding protein FAR1-RELATED SEQUENCE 1-like — translated: MEDSTVTCTCKNFEESGWLCFHCLRILHIHSINTIPDRYITTRWTRYAKKQIWERVDTIKREKGEINNFTGWRLHMIRRYYNLILKGHKIAKARKFIEEKFKMDNKAVDEIIKKEEERKAKEEAAKIAEQEKAKAEAQRETQDGESTNSEITIVLDPDRANTKGKSKKRIKGQYDNYKQPSKKGKKKHKEFGSKTPNIQLFIPKEQLF
- the LOC130471481 gene encoding protein FAR1-RELATED SEQUENCE 5-like encodes the protein MRETLKLKSLSSSSSFSLLQQLLSPPTASLSSSFNNGGRFNRFEYRFKSQNFENHREVYDVEDEDEGTSQQVMVANQCIEEGSIIHSIDTNHNIFENPNNEQEENIDKELDGSLIGEARKTTDEIYDLYCKHAAIIGFSVRKGKNRYKEGTTIVNGKYFYCSAAGIRDPPKNKELKNEDDQSDAKKKERRKRVMITRTKCEAQIFAKKNENGDFEIEKHVVVHNHPLTREISNYLHRSERQMTEPKKEAIEAMSECGLRPMESYRYMSTETGGDDCVGHTMIDHLNYCYKLKMKQIDGKDSQTLVNKLYDIQSIDPEFFFRVRLNAEGKVECLFWRDSMMREDYKIYGDVLVFDTTFRTNKYNLICAPFVGINNHWKNTMFACAFIGDETTESFVWVFETFLKAMGGKHPISIFTDQDAAIAAGIEQVFPSSRHRLCLWHLSKNANSRFGLLKSDKNFKNAFYKCLSGCITPNDFEETWKSMINTFKLEKDDWFNRLYGLKEKWCTALSKDFFSAGILSSQRSESTNHAVGFKANKSTTLTEFYSIFQATINRWRKTEEKDDFDCTRGIPTSELSMSAILKHAANVYTITLFRDFEEEFKLSVASSTMFKGSVGRTMFFEVWIEGITE
- the LOC130459206 gene encoding uncharacterized protein is translated as MVKKAAPKNPAAKKPAAKKLEFDNSVAEMAVEAPRRRGRRPNAVSEEIPVAKESVSIKKNKKAGSPKSKAIALVSEKEPIEEEQPNQLVLQNSSLVDVPQPESHQLHSQVLKEVGADGLPIVFNFDTQCSGGSLCKLIKDFSPDQKAAVQEIGFGGLLGLQLSRKNTQMMYWCIKCFDGVSSLFTISDSKQFEITDYDVYDLFMLPLSELEVEGVKRGRNSTNPDFDLKIKWRKEFGFEEVNAQIPIRLLEDKIKLLTDGGDLFKQLFVFVAFSTFFTPTANRTVDLRLAKALEDPKMISKYNWCKYVLDVLCEETVKFKNSLLKGKDQKTFGGCVVFLQLVYFQRIKFRNSSGIPDQLPLIQHWTSKMVTDRIHAENANMSALYGSGILEKGKYPISKKFVFVDGQIDLTQIKSISKENEAGSSGGRAEQPYVGRRIPSRRPRILQFEIPNSHPTDEEIFSKATDDFHGQWLLMKRDLDVVSAIHAEELFKLKASMPSQNHGDDILENSTYQKMVDELVEIHQLVKNLPNGWDDIFGSSNNPVVTAAPQPSAVVPTEPAVVTAAVVDATTSTEAIIREVDPDTQINAVLDSLKSKDKEITEDDDEEIEEYERVWAGFQKCIINNHAVSRVNVSVYGIEENVMFMSPFMIAFEDLMRHLPAFVQEAVDFAALTDGEGILTDDKVIEYNHFIAVGRDDMWTLPSTFDILLIHIEAWAFLLNENERNPAGSPQKLFLGGTYCKYVADLIEKPGNEKILSELCVCLNYGVKDVNGVQSLKDCNMIFAPVLIEDPKHYYLFVISMKDKSVYFFDNMLLEPKEMEQRKKAYSVLVSFFYSYLFCCCSYSINVIVTFILVFLF
- the LOC130471480 gene encoding uncharacterized protein yields the protein MDNIHHEDIKSFKFIPIGGNWKRGAYDKDCCVYLMMLMMVFHGVETVQDGVGIFDFDPLADEDFRKFLRACICGTIVLSDLNCYRDEYLKRMVAFRKYRKQDVLDALIKQREELTQKYMNDASKIEIVARNSSARKSKHVETEDEAETDVNVEGKGRGKGGRRTRGGRRGKARGRGASRG